In Toxoplasma gondii ME49 chromosome II, whole genome shotgun sequence, the genomic stretch AGACAGGGCCCAGAAGCAGTCGACAAACCGTGAGTTCTTTTTGACTGTTTTTTTGCCAGTGTTTGGTGTATGGTTGCTACACGAAACTgactctttcctctcgcacGTCTACTTTTTCATGCGCGGgttttccagagaaacgTGGTGGAGTACAAGCGTAGAATCCCCCAAGCTATTGTGGCTTCCATCATGTGCATTCGCGATTCTCCAGCTTCTGGTGTGATTTAACCAAATTGTCAACAGCATCTTCCAGTGAGGTGGTCCGAAAAAACATACTTCACCTGTGCGCATCCTGATCGATTCTGCATGAAGCGACACCAAGGATGAGAAAGCGTATCCTGTCTCTGGCTGGTGACCTGGTCGCATTCAACAGACGGCCGTTCGTGTATCAGGCATTGCCAACAGAGGCATAACCCCCACTTTGGAAACACTTTTTCTTTGAGTCTATGAACGGGCTTGGCATTTGAACCATTTTTCAGCGCTTTCGCTTTGGAAGGCATGCATGAGTGCTACTAAGTTTCTATGACTTCGTGGAAAATGGTACCCCGCTGCTTGGTGACAAGCCCCTGCTGACAGCTCAGCGATTTGCAGAAAGTTACGGTCTTCACCAAATGAGGCAGCGTTAAAATTAACTCCATCAAGGTCTGGCGTTTTACTAATGCGTATGTTGCCCCTTATTAATCCTGGACTATTATCTGTAATGTCTCCTGGAACAGTCGACCGACTAGATTTGCCCTATACGTTAGACCTATGTTCGGCGGTGCTCTAAATCTATTCCATATGAACACAGGGTCTTCACCAACGAAACTCGCTATGAAGGGTCACATTTCTTCCTGTCACTTATCggcgcgttctcttcttttatTGCCTCCAGGGTGCTCGTCCCCTTGCACCTGTGGACGATGTTGCGACAAATGCTGATTCCAAGCTCGGCTGTCTGAAGGATCTAGATTTGTGAGCCTCTACTAACTTGCACTACAGAAAGACAAATGCTATTATGTCAAAAGTCGATGGTTCAAAAGGAAGCGTGACAAAATAAGTTAGAGATCCGCTCACGGCTCCCGAgttctctttcccttcccGGCATCGACCGCACTATATGAGCATGCAGTTCGGCGCTGTTTGCTAGCCATCGCTACCCGTCGCCAAGGTGTCGGAGCTGATCGCGCAAACACCGTCAAATTTGTAGTTTTTAAAGGATCCTTTTCGCAATAATTTGTAGAGAGAAGACGTCGGCGTTACTCGTGTATGTCCTTTTTTGAGCCAGGAATTCTTCGGTTTCCTCCTAGCATCCTCCTCTGTCTATGCCCGACCGCCTCTCACTATCTCTTCAGAGCCCTCTCTTAAAAATCGCTCCGCTGACTACGCGAAAAACCGTCCCCACACAACGTTGCTTAGTTAAAACCCTTTTTGTATTTTTTTGCTCGTATCTGTCTCTTGGCTACTCATTCTGCTGCGCCGTGCGTGAAGATATGCTTGAAAAAGCCTGTCTCTGTGCGACCTTTTTTTTGTACTTGTGACGATGTCGACTGTGAACCCTGCCGATGCTGTCGGCGAAGCGAAGCCGGGGCCTGAAGTTACCGTGGAATTTGTGCAAGCGATCGCCCGCGAGGCAGGCGAAATCCTCCGAACGTCCTTCTACGATAGGAATAAGAAGGTCGACACGAAGGACTCTCCCGCCGATCTTGTCACGGAATACGACAGAGCCATTGAAGACCACCTGAAGAAAAGGATCCACAAGGCGTTTCCAACGCACCAGTTCTTGTGCGAGGGTAAGAGTGAACGACGCGATAATACGGGGCAAAACTGTCCACTTTCGTCACCAAATCGGCTGCGTGTGGCATGTTTTCTGTTGGACAACActgcagatgcagaagaacaTCGCTGTGCTCGTCTCAGAATTCCACTTTTTGTCTGGGGGGATTCGTCGTCTGTGAAGACCGGTGACTCCTTCTCCACGTTCGACCCGTGCTCCATCTGCAGCCCTTATTTCGTCTTCACGCTCTGTGTTACCGATAGCGCGGAAAAGAAGATAGAGTTCAGGGGCGGTCTTCTTTCGATGAAACGAACGCATTTGGTGCGTGGCAACACGGCAAGTTTTCTCATCTTTAGCGTACGTCTGGTGTCTTCAGCAAGTAACGCTGCATCCGTTTATTGGGCGGCGATATACACGCTCGCTGGCGACCGCGGATCTTTGTGTCGAGACTGAGAGGATGTCGATGACTCTATCACCATGTGGAGGGTAAACCGGGCTGTAGAATGGCACCTGGCAGTGTCTGGTTTTTTCGTGTGAAAACCGTGGACAGACGTTTCTGCccaaaaaagaaagagagaaagtggaacgTTTTTTAAAAGAAGCAACTGACCTACTAGTCAAATATATCAGAGGTGGGCAACCTCTCCAGTGTCATGGGAACTTAGCACCTTGCAACAGTTACCTCGGGTACAGTTCTGACAAAATGCGACGGTGTCTCTTGATACAACTTCCATCGCAAGCCTGTCTCGCGAAATACACTTGCGAAGATTTCGCAGAGCTTTCAAGGTTCGGGACTGTTTAGCAGGCAATCTTGTTAAGTTGCAGCGAGGTATTCTTTTTGCCGCTTGGTTACGGGAGAACATGCAGGCGTGTCTCGTGAATAGTGAGGCTTCATAGAGGAAGCGATTTATGTTATGTGTGGTGTGCAGAATCTAGCACATCGAATGATTGCCTAACAGACGCTCCGACATGGGTGATTGATCCAGTAAGCTACTCTTCTGCACAAGACGCCTGAGCATCCTCACGATTTCGTCCAGAGCCCACGGTTCTCGATACTTTTCGTTCATCTCAGTTCTCTGAATTTGGGCTGCAGAGACCCGCTTGGCTTATCCTGCTGTGACTTTTCATCCCTCCGACTTTTTCGTGGTAACTCTGGAAAAACGCGCCCGCAGTGGTTTTTTTTGCGAAGTACGTTGGGCTTTTCGGCAGCCAATTGGTAATCGTCTGCACGCGACTCCTGTGACTCGGAAAACAGTTACTCGCTAATGAAGACCCCGTCAAACTCAGATGGATAATGGATTCCAGTTTTGGTGTTCGCTGCTCCGTGCGACCATTTTCTACAGCTTGAAACGAGTCTTTGCTCGGGACTACGGATGACGTGCAGTCAGCCACTCGCTGCAGTGATGCCGCTTACAATgctctttcttgttttttcagatTGACGGGACGACGAACTTTGTGCATTCAATTCCTCACACCTGTGGTAAGAAAGGAACGTACGCAAGTGGAGTGCGCGTGCAGACACTCGCACTGCAGGAGTCAGTGAGGAGCAAAAACcacacaatagaacttgtATCCTGTAAACAGAGGCCgtcaagatctaaaccactagtccaactcgtagtatatatTCCTCAGGAAAAGCAGGGCTGCCAAGAGAACGTTTTTCACTGCCTCATTTCTGCTGTCAGAGTATGGGGCTGCCACAGTGTGCCAGATGTACTTGGACCACAAACAGACCCGTGTGACTTAAGTGTTGTCCAAGACAGATGTGCTGGATTTAGTggccagagagagatgaaatCCATGGAGTCTTTATGGATCGTGCGGTGTGTCATTCGCCGTATTGTTGCGTAGTTAGTTTACATGCCCGTCTCAAAGAGTTCAAGTGCTTTGCAGCAGGATGTGCACGGGTCTGGCCAAGTCGGCTGTCGAGTCTGGTAGAGACAAATGCTTACTGGTTTCAGGGATCCACTTGTCTTCGAAGAGTAGGTGGCTGAAAGCGAGCCTGTGAGCGCGAGAACCAGGGTGTAGCTGAACGAGTCTGTCGGTCTTTTTTGTGGATTTCACTCAGTGTCGATTGGATTCGCGGTCAACAAACAGGTCCTCATAGGCGTCGTGTATGCTCCAATTCTCGTAAGTCGTTGGCTTGCCTTACAGTCaagtctctccttctcacTTTGACCCTTTTGGTCGCTAACATATGCGCTTGCCTGTTATGTGAGGAAGATTATTACCCTGCAGCAGCGCTCACCAAGAACTACCGCGGAAGTTCGAGGAGAAAATTCGGTCGTTTGTCATCGGACTGCTGtagccgctgcatgcgatcCGACATCTTTCTGTATTCTTGAGTGTTCTCGCTGTGCCTAATGTCTCTTTAAGAAGTGGTGCGACAGGATCTCCTGTGTTGCTGGCGGTCGGTGGGTCATCTTGTGAAACCGCTACGGGCAGCGAGTGTGCTGCGTATCATGAGAGTGAGTTTCTTTTATCATTGCTCGCTTTCCCTGCAGGAAGAACTGTTCACCGCTGAGAAGGGAAAAGGAGCTTATTTGAATGGTGAACGAATTCA encodes the following:
- a CDS encoding inositol(myo)-1(or 4)-monophosphatase 2, putative (encoded by transcript TGME49_222970) gives rise to the protein MSTVNPADAVGEAKPGPEVTVEFVQAIAREAGEILRTSFYDRNKKVDTKDSPADLVTEYDRAIEDHLKKRIHKAFPTHQFLCEESSTSNDCLTDAPTWVIDPIDGTTNFVHSIPHTCVSIGFAVNKQVLIGVVYAPILEELFTAEKGKGAYLNGERIHTSGRRDPSRAVVCCGFSVSSLRKIGMPDVDPVAQAAAREIEKSVMNNVTYCVHNCRDIRHYGSTALELCYVAAGRLDAYQSLSPKEWDLAAGVLIVEEAGGCVIDFDGKPLELHVRRALAASTEELARSFVGKLTAPGL